The proteins below come from a single Balaenoptera musculus isolate JJ_BM4_2016_0621 chromosome 1, mBalMus1.pri.v3, whole genome shotgun sequence genomic window:
- the OTUD7B gene encoding OTU domain-containing protein 7B: MTLDMDAVLSDFVRSTGAEPGLARDLLEGKNWDVSAALSDFEQLRQVHAGNLPPPFSEGSGGSRTPEKGFSDRESTRPPRPTLQRQDDIVQEKRLSRGISHASSSIVSLARSHVSSNGGGGGSSEHPLEMPICAFQLPDLTVYNEDFRSFIERDLIEQSMLVALEQAGRLNWWVSVDPTCQRLLPLATTGDGNCLLHAASLGMWGFHDRDLMLRKALYALMEKGAEKEALKRRWRWQQTQQNKESGLVYTEDEWQKEWNELIKLASSEPRMHLGTNGANCGGVESSEEPVYESLEEFHVFVLAHVLRRPIVVVADTMLRDSGGEAFAPIPFGGIYLPLEVPASQCHRSPLVLAYDQAHFSALVSMEQKENAKEQAVIPLTDSENKLLPLHFAVDPGKGWEWGKDDNDNVRLASVILSLEVKLHLLHGYMNVKWIPVSSDAQAPLAQPESPTASAGDEPRSTPESGESDKESVGSSSASNEGSKRKEKSKRDREKDKKRADSVANKLGSFGKTLGSKLKKNMGGLMHSKGSKPGGMGTGSGVSSGTETLEKKKKNSLKSWKGGKEEAAGDGPVTEKPTSESVGNGGSKYSQEVMQSLSILRIAMQGEGKFIFVGTLKMGHRHQYQEEMIQRYLSDAEERFLAEQKQKEAERKIMNGGVGSGPPPAKKPEPDGGEELLTAPPAESKAVALSTGYPGGFTIPRPSGGGVHCQEPRRQMAGGPCGGGLPPYATFPRQCPPGRPYPHQDSIPSLEPGSHSKDGVHRGALLPPHFRVADSYSNGYREPPEPDGWAGGPRGLPPTQTKCKQPNCSFYGHPETNNFCSCCYREELRRRERELGGELLVHRF, from the exons GAAAGAACTGGGATGTGAGTGCCGCCCTCAGTGATTTTGAACAGCTACGTCAGGTCCATGCTGGGAACCTGCCCCCACCGTTTAGTGAGGGGAGTGGTGGCTCCAGGACCCCTGAGAAAGGGTTTTCTGATAGAGAGTCTACTCGCCCTCCCCGACCCACCCTACAGCGGCAGGATGACATCGTTCAAG AAAAACGCCTGTCTAGGGGCATCTCCCACGCCAGCTCCAGCATTGTTTCCCTGGCCCGGTCCCATGTCTCCTCcaatggtgggggtggggggagcagtgAGCACCCCCTGGAAATGCCCATCTGTGCCTTCCAGCTTCCAGATCTCACTGTGTACAATGAAGACTTTCGCAGCTTCATAGAGAGAGACCTCATTGAGCAGTCCATGCTGGTTGCCTTGGAGCAGGCAG GGCGTTTGAACTGGTGGGTGAGTGTGGACCCCACCTGTCAGAGGCTCCTTCCTTTGGCAACTACTGGAGATGGAAACTGCCTCCTGCACGCAGCCTCTCTTG GGATGTGGGGTTTCCATGATCGGGACTTGATGCTACGGAAAGCTTTGTATGCACTAATGGAGAAGGGAGCGGAGAAGGAAGCATTAAAACGGCGCTGGAGGTGGCAGCAAACTCAGCAGAATAAAGAG TCGGGGCTGGTATACACAGAGGATGAGTGGCAGAAGGAATGGAACGAGCTGATCAAGCTTGCCTCAAGTGAACCCCGCATGCATCTAGGTACCAATGGAGCCAACTGTGGTGG GGTGGAGAGTTCAGAAGAGCCTGTGTATGAGAGCCTAGAAGAATTCCATGTTTTCGTCCTTGCCCATGTGCTTAGGAGGCCCATAGTCGTTGTGGCAGACACCATGCTGAGGGACTCTGGCGGGGAAG CATTCGCCCCTATTCCCTTTGGGGGAATCTATCTGCCCTTGGAGGTTCCAGCCAGCCAGTGTCACCGCTCCCCTCTGGTGCTCGCCTACGATCAGGCCCACTTTTCTGCACTTGTGTCCATGGAACAGAAGGAGAATGCCAAGGAACAAG cTGTGATCCCACTTACAGATTCAGAGAATAAGCTGCTGCCCTTGCACTTTGCTGTGGACCCTGGAaagggctgggagtggggcaaAGATGACAATGACAATGTCCGATTGGCCAG tGTAATCCTGTCCCTAGAGGTCAAATTGCATCTGCTGCATGGCTACATGAATGTGAAGTGGATCCCAGTGTCCTCGGATGCACAG GCTCCCCTGGCCCAGCCTGAGTCCCCGACAGCCTCAGCTGGAGATGAGCCCCGGTCCACTCCTGAGTCTGGGGAATCAGACAAGGAGTCAGTTGGCAGCAGTTCTGCCAGCAATGAGGGCAGCAAGCGGAAAGAGAAGTCAAAACGAGATCGggaaaaggacaagaaaagagCAGATTCTGTGGCTAACAAACTGGGCAGCTTTGGCAAAACCTTGGGCAGCAAGCTCAAGAAGAACATGGGAGGCCTGATGCACAGCAAGGGTTCTAAGCCTGGAGGGATGGGAACAGGGTCGGGGGTAAGCAGTGGCACTGAGACactggagaagaagaagaaaaactcacTGAAGAGTTGGAAGGGTGGCAAGGAGGAGGCAGCTGGGGATGGGCCTGTAACTGAGAAGCCCACATCTGAGTCTGTTGGTAATGGAGGGAGCAAGTATAGCCAGGAGGTGATGCAAAGCCTGAGCATTTTGAGGATTGCAATGCAAGGGGAGGGGAAGTTTATTTTTGTTGGAACCCTGAAGATGGGTCACCGTCACCAATATCAGGAGGAGATGATCCAACGCTACCTTTCTGATGCTGAGGAGAGATTCCTGGCAGAGCAGAagcagaaggaggcagagaggaagaTCATGAATGGAGGGGTAGGGAGTGGGCCTCCTCCAGCCAAAAAGCCAGAGCCAGATGGCGGGGAGGAGCTGCTGACTGCTCCTCCAGCAGAGTCCAAGGCGGTGGCATTGTCTACTGGCTACCCTGGTGGCTTTACTATCCCTCGGCCTTCTGGGGGTGGAGTCCACTGCCAGGAGCCCCGGAGGCAGATGGCAGGGGGGCCATGTGGGGGGGGCCTGCCACCATATGCCACCTTCCCCAGACAGTGCCCTCCTGGGCGACCCTACCCCCATCAGGACAGCATCCCTTCTCTGGAGCCAGGCAGTCACTCCAAGGATGGAGTTCACAGGGGTGCATTGTTACCACCCCACTTCCGCGTGGCTGATTCCTATAGCAACGGCTACAGAGAGCCCCCTGAGCCAGATGGATGGGCTGGAGGTCCCCGGGGGCTTCCCCCAACCCAGACCAAATGCAAACAACCGAACTGCAGCTTCTATGGACACCCTGAGACAAACAACTTCTGCTCCTGCTGTTACAGGGAAGAACTGAGGAGAAGGGAACGTGAACTGGGTGGGGAGCTGCTGGTGCACAGGTTCTGA